One Deinococcus grandis DNA window includes the following coding sequences:
- a CDS encoding YybH family protein — translation MPPEHLLQAYADAVHARDAEALLALYHPHVTVYDMWEHWQYDGQQQWRGMIESWFASLGDERVQVTFDDIRTHVTPDMALVHAFVTYAGLSASGERLRTMNNRITLTLTRSGDGWLILHEHSSAPAEFSSGKVNLHRPA, via the coding sequence ATGCCACCCGAACACCTCCTCCAGGCCTACGCCGACGCCGTCCACGCCCGCGACGCCGAGGCCCTGCTCGCCCTGTACCACCCCCACGTCACCGTGTACGACATGTGGGAACACTGGCAGTACGACGGCCAGCAGCAGTGGCGCGGCATGATCGAGAGCTGGTTCGCCAGCCTGGGCGACGAACGGGTGCAGGTCACCTTCGACGACATCCGCACCCACGTCACACCCGACATGGCCCTCGTGCACGCCTTCGTCACCTACGCGGGCCTCAGCGCCAGCGGCGAACGCCTGCGCACCATGAACAACCGCATCACCCTCACCCTGACCCGCAGTGGCGACGGCTGGCTGATCCTCCACGAACACAGCAGCGCCCCCGCCGAATTCAGCAGCGGCAAGGTCAACCTCCACCGACCAGCCTGA
- a CDS encoding HD-GYP domain-containing protein produces MDTGPLPSDLTLHLTQVGLTASSLPGALNPVLQTITGHTSASAAAYYQRRDHPASSRAVLTTEPSYPARISRGPAPLPTLPPDLLRRLTHEPDLLNLPATAHHPALLAAPIRERGGELLGALLMTRPDSGPWRPGDCHLLRTLAGLVTLVAARLHAEERERDAHEHALRALSLALEARDHDLRGHTDRVTQLATLVGQAMHLAPDALGALRWGAYLHDIGKLTLPDDVLHHPGPLTPAMRERMRQHVDEGLNLARQLPFLPPEALDVIAAHHERWDGSGYPRGRSGTAIPLTARIFAACDVFDALTSPRAYKAAWTPGDALHFVQQGSGTHFDPQVVQALTQVLGHHAA; encoded by the coding sequence ATGGACACCGGCCCGCTCCCCAGTGATCTCACCCTGCACCTGACGCAGGTGGGCCTCACGGCCAGCAGCCTGCCCGGCGCGCTGAACCCGGTCCTCCAGACCATCACGGGCCACACCAGCGCCAGCGCCGCCGCGTACTACCAGCGCCGCGACCACCCCGCCTCCAGCCGCGCCGTCCTGACCACCGAACCCAGCTACCCCGCGCGGATCAGCCGCGGCCCCGCCCCGCTGCCCACCCTCCCGCCGGACCTGCTGCGCCGCCTGACGCACGAACCGGACCTGCTGAACCTGCCCGCCACCGCGCACCACCCCGCGCTGCTGGCCGCGCCCATCCGCGAGCGGGGCGGCGAGCTGCTGGGCGCCCTGCTCATGACCCGGCCCGACAGCGGCCCGTGGCGCCCCGGGGACTGCCACCTGCTGCGCACCCTGGCCGGGCTGGTCACGCTGGTCGCCGCGCGCCTGCACGCCGAGGAACGCGAACGCGACGCGCACGAACACGCCCTGCGCGCCCTGAGTCTCGCGCTGGAAGCCCGCGACCACGACCTGCGCGGCCACACCGACCGCGTCACGCAACTCGCCACGCTGGTCGGGCAGGCCATGCACCTCGCGCCCGACGCGCTGGGCGCCCTGCGCTGGGGCGCGTACCTGCACGACATCGGCAAACTGACCCTCCCAGACGACGTCCTGCACCACCCCGGGCCACTCACGCCCGCCATGCGCGAACGCATGCGCCAGCACGTCGACGAGGGCCTGAACCTCGCCCGGCAGCTGCCGTTCCTGCCGCCCGAGGCGCTGGACGTCATCGCCGCGCACCACGAACGCTGGGACGGCAGCGGCTACCCGCGCGGCCGCAGCGGCACCGCCATTCCCCTGACCGCCCGGATCTTCGCCGCGTGCGACGTGTTCGACGCCCTGACCAGCCCCCGCGCGTACAAGGCCGCCTGGACGCCCGGCGACGCCCTGCACTTCGTGCAGCAGGGCAGCGGCACGCACTTCGACCCACAGGTCGTGCAGGCCCTCACGCAGGTCCTCGGGCACCACGCCGCGTAA
- a CDS encoding glutamate synthase-related protein: protein MNRTDNRVTPAEAPHTPGTPASGAELKLAREQGLYSAAEHDACGVGFVAHIKGRKNHAIVQQGLKILENLDHRGAVGADPLMGDGAGILIQIPDEFYRAEFAQQGVTLPPPGDYGVGMIFLPKEIASRRACEQELERAIVAEGQVVIGWRDVPVNREMPMSPAVREKEPVIRQVFIGAGPDTLVPDALERKLYVIRRRASNAIRALNFTHGAEYYVPSMSCRTVIYKGLLLATQVGEYYLDLQDDRVVSALALVHQRFSTNTFPEWPLAHPYRMVAHNGEINTVKGNFNWMRAREGIMASPVLGDDLKKLYPISFEGESDTATFDNALELLTLAGYPMAHAAMMMIPEAWEQNEHLDPRRRAFYEYHASMMEPWDGPAAMVFTDGRQVGATLDRNGLRPARYVQTRNDLVILASESGVLPVPESKIVKKWRLQPGRMFLIDFEQGRIIEDDELKNQFASAKPYAQWVENTRFRLDDSEETGTVGQFRESLLDRQQAFGYTQEDLKFLMGPMALTGEEGIGSMGNDSPLAVLSGKNKPLFNYFRQLFAQVTNPPIDPIRESVVMSLVSFVGPRPNLLDINAVNPQLRLEVEQPILDFDDMARVRNIEEHTRGKFKAYDLDITYPAEWGARGVEAKLATINAWAVDAIESGHNIIVISDRRVDRERVAIPSLLALSSIHHHLVKAGLRMKVGLVVETGDAREVHHFAALAGYGAEAIHPYLALETLINLHTDVPGMPALAGIDAHKAIYNYIKAIGKGLSKIMSKMGVSTYMSYCGAQLFEAVGLKTDFVQKYFYGTPTQVGGIGIFEVAEEALRNHRGAFSDDPVLAQNLDAGGEYAWRVRGEEHMWTPDSIAKLQHSVRSGNYATYEEYARIINDQSRRHMTLRGLFEFKTDGVTPVPLDEVESASEIVKRFATGAMSLGSISTEAHTTLAVAMNRIGGKSNTGEGGEDPARYEREMRGETLGEGHTLASILGESRVEVDYPLEPGDSLRSKIKQVASGRFGVTTNYLTSADQIQIKMAQGAKPGEGGQLPGGKVSEYIGFLRHSVPGVGLISPPPHHDIYSIEDLAQLIHDLKNVNPRADISVKLVSEVGVGTIAAGVAKAKADHIVIAGHDGGTGASPWSSIKHAGSPWELGLAETQQTLVLNRLRDRVRVQTDGQLKTGRDVVIAALLGADEFGFATAPLVAQGCIMMRKCHLNTCPVGVATQDPVLRARFQGKPEHVINFFFFIAEEVRAIMASLGIRSFDDLIGRADLLDTKKGIEHWKAQGLDFSRVFYRPEVPGEVGVRHLHTQDHGLSGALDLQLIEKCRPAFEKGEKVHFLQDVRNVNRTVGAMLSGELTRVRPEGLPDNTVFIQMEGTGGQSFGAFLAPGLTLYLIGDANDYTGKGLSGGRVAVRPSIEFRGRAEENIIVGNTVLYGATSGEAFFRGVAGERFAVRLSGAEAVVEGTGDHGCEYMTGGTVVVLGQTGRNFAAGMSGGVAYVYDVDGSFEKRCNTSMVDLHPLLPEDQQLAQTGGALHLGQSDEAHLRRLLESHHKWTGSQRASELLDDWDNTLKRFVKVFPKEYQRALRERAQAGTVQAADTTSMQTAQPGNPVAAQGTLTK, encoded by the coding sequence ATGAACAGAACAGACAACCGGGTGACGCCGGCTGAGGCGCCGCACACCCCTGGAACCCCCGCGAGCGGCGCGGAACTCAAACTCGCCCGTGAGCAGGGCCTGTACAGCGCCGCCGAGCACGACGCCTGCGGCGTGGGCTTCGTCGCCCACATCAAGGGCCGCAAGAACCACGCGATCGTCCAGCAGGGCCTGAAGATCCTCGAGAACCTCGACCACCGCGGCGCGGTCGGCGCCGACCCCCTGATGGGCGACGGCGCGGGCATCCTGATCCAGATTCCCGACGAGTTCTACCGCGCCGAGTTCGCGCAGCAGGGCGTGACCCTGCCCCCGCCCGGCGATTACGGCGTCGGCATGATCTTCCTGCCCAAGGAGATCGCCTCCCGCCGCGCCTGCGAGCAGGAACTCGAACGCGCCATCGTCGCCGAGGGTCAGGTCGTGATCGGCTGGCGCGACGTGCCCGTCAACCGCGAGATGCCCATGAGCCCCGCCGTGCGCGAGAAGGAACCCGTCATCCGGCAGGTGTTCATCGGCGCCGGGCCCGACACGCTGGTCCCGGACGCGCTGGAACGCAAGCTGTACGTCATCCGCCGCCGGGCCAGCAACGCCATCCGCGCGCTGAACTTCACGCACGGCGCCGAGTACTACGTGCCCAGCATGTCCTGCCGCACGGTCATCTACAAGGGCCTGCTGCTCGCCACGCAGGTCGGCGAGTACTACCTCGACCTGCAGGACGACCGCGTCGTGTCCGCCCTGGCCCTGGTCCACCAGCGTTTTTCCACGAACACCTTCCCCGAGTGGCCGCTGGCGCACCCCTACCGCATGGTCGCGCACAACGGCGAGATCAACACCGTCAAGGGGAACTTCAACTGGATGCGCGCCCGCGAGGGCATCATGGCCTCGCCCGTGCTGGGCGACGACCTGAAGAAGCTCTACCCGATCTCCTTCGAGGGCGAGAGCGACACCGCCACCTTCGACAACGCCCTGGAACTCCTGACGCTGGCCGGGTACCCCATGGCGCACGCCGCCATGATGATGATCCCCGAGGCCTGGGAGCAGAACGAGCACCTCGACCCCCGCCGCCGCGCGTTCTACGAGTACCACGCCAGCATGATGGAACCCTGGGACGGCCCGGCCGCGATGGTCTTCACCGACGGCCGTCAGGTCGGCGCGACCCTGGACCGCAACGGCCTGCGCCCCGCCCGCTACGTGCAGACCCGCAACGACCTGGTCATCCTGGCCAGCGAATCCGGCGTGCTGCCCGTCCCCGAGAGCAAGATCGTCAAGAAGTGGCGCCTGCAACCCGGCCGGATGTTCCTGATCGACTTCGAGCAGGGCCGCATCATCGAGGACGACGAACTGAAGAACCAGTTCGCGTCCGCCAAGCCCTACGCGCAGTGGGTGGAGAACACCCGCTTCCGCCTGGACGACAGCGAGGAGACCGGCACCGTCGGGCAGTTCCGCGAGTCGCTGCTGGACCGCCAGCAGGCCTTCGGGTACACCCAGGAGGACCTGAAGTTCCTGATGGGCCCCATGGCCCTGACCGGCGAGGAAGGCATCGGCAGCATGGGCAACGACAGCCCGCTGGCCGTGCTGTCCGGCAAGAACAAGCCGCTGTTCAACTACTTCCGGCAGCTGTTCGCGCAGGTCACGAACCCGCCCATCGACCCGATCCGCGAGTCGGTCGTCATGAGCCTCGTGTCGTTCGTGGGGCCGCGCCCGAACCTGCTGGACATCAACGCCGTGAACCCGCAGCTGCGCCTGGAAGTCGAGCAGCCCATCCTGGACTTCGACGACATGGCCCGCGTGCGCAACATCGAGGAACACACCCGCGGGAAGTTCAAGGCGTACGACCTCGACATCACCTACCCCGCCGAGTGGGGTGCGCGCGGCGTGGAAGCCAAACTGGCGACCATCAACGCCTGGGCGGTGGACGCCATCGAGAGCGGCCACAACATCATCGTCATCAGTGACCGCCGCGTGGACCGCGAACGCGTCGCGATTCCCAGCCTGCTGGCCCTGAGCAGCATCCACCACCACCTCGTGAAGGCGGGGCTGCGCATGAAGGTCGGTCTGGTCGTCGAGACCGGCGACGCCCGCGAGGTCCACCACTTCGCCGCGCTCGCCGGGTACGGCGCCGAGGCCATCCACCCGTACCTCGCGCTGGAAACGCTGATCAACCTGCACACCGACGTGCCCGGCATGCCCGCCCTGGCCGGCATCGACGCGCACAAGGCCATCTACAACTACATCAAGGCGATCGGCAAGGGCCTGAGCAAGATCATGTCGAAGATGGGCGTCAGCACGTACATGAGCTACTGCGGCGCGCAGCTGTTCGAGGCGGTCGGCCTGAAGACCGACTTCGTGCAGAAGTATTTCTATGGCACGCCCACCCAGGTCGGCGGGATCGGCATCTTCGAGGTGGCGGAAGAAGCCCTGCGCAACCACCGTGGCGCGTTCAGCGATGATCCCGTGCTGGCCCAGAACCTCGACGCGGGCGGCGAGTACGCCTGGCGCGTGCGCGGCGAGGAGCACATGTGGACGCCGGACTCGATCGCCAAACTGCAGCACTCGGTGCGCAGCGGCAACTACGCCACCTATGAGGAGTACGCCCGGATCATCAACGACCAGAGCAGGCGGCACATGACCCTGCGCGGCCTGTTCGAATTCAAGACCGACGGCGTGACCCCCGTCCCGCTGGACGAGGTGGAAAGCGCCAGCGAGATCGTCAAGCGCTTCGCCACGGGCGCCATGAGCCTCGGCTCGATCAGCACCGAGGCGCACACCACCCTGGCCGTCGCCATGAACCGCATCGGCGGCAAGAGCAACACCGGCGAGGGTGGGGAAGACCCCGCCCGCTACGAACGCGAGATGCGCGGCGAGACCCTCGGGGAGGGCCACACCCTCGCCAGCATCCTCGGCGAGAGCAGGGTTGAAGTGGACTACCCGCTGGAACCCGGCGACTCCCTGCGCAGCAAGATCAAGCAGGTCGCCTCGGGCCGCTTCGGCGTCACCACGAACTACCTGACGAGCGCCGACCAGATCCAGATCAAGATGGCCCAGGGCGCCAAGCCCGGCGAGGGCGGCCAGCTGCCCGGCGGGAAGGTCAGCGAGTACATCGGCTTCCTGCGCCACAGTGTCCCCGGCGTGGGCCTGATCAGCCCGCCCCCGCACCACGACATCTACTCCATCGAGGACCTCGCGCAGCTCATCCACGACCTGAAGAACGTCAACCCCCGCGCGGACATCAGCGTGAAACTCGTCTCCGAGGTCGGCGTCGGCACCATCGCCGCCGGGGTCGCGAAGGCCAAGGCGGACCACATCGTGATCGCCGGACACGACGGCGGCACCGGGGCCAGCCCCTGGAGTTCCATCAAGCACGCCGGTAGCCCGTGGGAACTGGGCCTCGCGGAGACGCAGCAGACCCTCGTCCTGAACCGCCTGCGCGACCGCGTGCGCGTGCAGACCGACGGGCAGCTCAAGACCGGCCGTGACGTCGTGATCGCCGCGCTGCTCGGCGCCGACGAGTTCGGTTTCGCCACCGCGCCGCTTGTCGCGCAGGGCTGCATCATGATGCGCAAGTGCCACCTGAACACCTGCCCCGTGGGGGTCGCCACGCAGGACCCGGTGCTGCGCGCCCGCTTCCAGGGCAAACCCGAGCACGTCATCAACTTCTTCTTCTTCATCGCCGAGGAAGTCCGCGCCATCATGGCCAGCCTGGGTATCCGCTCCTTCGACGACCTGATCGGCCGCGCCGACCTGCTCGACACGAAAAAGGGCATCGAGCACTGGAAGGCGCAGGGCCTGGACTTCAGCCGCGTCTTCTACCGCCCCGAGGTGCCCGGGGAAGTCGGCGTGCGCCACCTCCACACCCAGGACCACGGCCTGAGCGGCGCGCTCGACCTGCAGCTGATCGAGAAGTGCCGCCCCGCCTTCGAGAAGGGCGAGAAGGTGCACTTCCTGCAGGACGTCCGCAACGTCAACCGCACCGTCGGCGCGATGCTGTCCGGCGAACTGACCCGCGTGCGCCCCGAGGGGCTGCCGGACAACACCGTGTTCATCCAGATGGAAGGCACCGGCGGGCAGAGTTTCGGCGCGTTCCTCGCCCCCGGCCTGACCCTGTACCTGATCGGCGACGCGAACGACTACACTGGCAAGGGCCTCTCCGGCGGCCGCGTGGCCGTGCGCCCCAGCATCGAATTCCGCGGCCGGGCCGAGGAGAACATCATCGTCGGGAACACCGTCCTGTACGGCGCGACCAGCGGCGAGGCCTTCTTCCGGGGCGTGGCGGGCGAACGCTTCGCCGTGCGCCTCAGCGGCGCCGAGGCCGTCGTGGAAGGCACCGGCGACCACGGCTGCGAGTACATGACCGGCGGCACCGTCGTCGTGCTCGGCCAGACCGGCCGCAACTTCGCGGCGGGCATGAGCGGCGGCGTCGCGTACGTGTACGACGTGGACGGCAGCTTCGAGAAGCGCTGCAACACCAGCATGGTGGACCTGCACCCCCTGCTGCCCGAGGACCAGCAGCTCGCCCAGACGGGCGGCGCCCTGCACCTGGGCCAGAGCGACGAGGCGCACCTGCGCCGCCTGCTGGAAAGCCACCACAAGTGGACCGGCTCGCAGCGCGCCAGCGAACTGCTCGACGACTGGGACAACACCCTGAAACGCTTCGTCAAGGTCTTCCCGAAGGAGTACCAGCGCGCCCTGCGCGAACGCGCCCAGGCCGGAACGGTCCAGGCCGCCGACACCACCAGCATGCAGACCGCGCAGCCCGGCAACCCCGTGGCGGCGCAGGGCACGCTGACCAAGTAA
- the glyA gene encoding serine hydroxymethyltransferase, translated as MTSTAEPTTARDTALFDLIAQEAERQRLGLELIASENFTSAAVREAQGSIVTNKYAEGYPGKRWYGGCEVVDRIEQLAIDRVRELFGAAWANVQPHSGSSANLAVYNALIEPGSVVLGMDLSHGGHLTHGNPVNFSGLRYRIVSYKVNPDTELIDMEEVRRLAHEHQPKMIIAGASAYSRTIDFKAFREIADEVGAILFADVAHIAGLIAGGVHPNALPHAHVVASTTHKTLRGPRGGIILSNDPELGAKIDRAVFPGYQGGPLEHVIAAKAVAFGECLTDEFRAYAAQIIRNAQALAKAFQDKGYRVVSGGTDNHLFVLDLRPQGLNGTKATRLLDANHITISKSTLPYDTEKILHGGGIRIGTPAVTTRGMTEADMLTVADLIDRALKGEDVKAEVHSFAGGFPIP; from the coding sequence ATGACCAGCACCGCCGAACCCACCACCGCCCGTGACACGGCCCTGTTTGACCTGATCGCCCAGGAGGCCGAGCGGCAGCGCCTCGGCCTGGAACTGATTGCTTCCGAGAACTTCACGTCGGCGGCGGTGCGCGAGGCGCAGGGCAGCATCGTGACGAACAAGTACGCCGAGGGCTACCCCGGCAAGCGCTGGTACGGCGGCTGCGAGGTCGTCGACCGTATCGAGCAGCTGGCCATCGACCGCGTCCGGGAACTGTTCGGCGCGGCCTGGGCGAACGTGCAGCCGCACTCGGGCAGCAGCGCGAACCTCGCGGTGTACAACGCACTGATCGAGCCGGGCTCCGTGGTGCTGGGCATGGACCTCAGCCACGGCGGACACCTGACGCACGGGAATCCCGTGAACTTCTCCGGGCTGCGCTACCGGATCGTCAGTTACAAGGTGAACCCCGACACCGAACTGATCGACATGGAGGAAGTCCGCCGGCTGGCGCACGAGCACCAGCCGAAGATGATCATCGCGGGGGCCAGCGCCTACAGCCGCACCATCGACTTCAAGGCGTTCCGCGAGATCGCCGACGAGGTGGGCGCGATCCTGTTCGCGGACGTGGCGCACATAGCGGGCCTGATCGCGGGCGGCGTGCACCCGAACGCGCTGCCGCACGCGCACGTGGTCGCCAGCACCACCCACAAGACCCTGCGCGGGCCGCGCGGCGGGATCATCCTGTCCAACGACCCGGAACTGGGCGCCAAGATCGACCGGGCCGTGTTCCCCGGCTACCAGGGCGGGCCGCTGGAGCACGTGATCGCCGCGAAGGCCGTCGCGTTCGGCGAGTGCCTGACCGACGAGTTCAGGGCGTACGCCGCGCAGATCATCCGCAACGCGCAGGCGCTGGCGAAAGCCTTCCAGGACAAGGGCTACCGCGTGGTGTCCGGCGGGACCGACAACCACCTGTTCGTGCTCGACCTGCGCCCCCAGGGCCTGAACGGCACCAAGGCCACGCGCCTGCTCGACGCGAACCACATCACGATCAGCAAGAGCACCCTGCCGTACGACACCGAGAAGATCCTGCACGGCGGCGGCATCCGCATCGGCACGCCCGCCGTCACCACGCGCGGCATGACGGAAGCCGACATGCTGACCGTCGCGGACCTGATCGACCGCGCCCTGAAAGGCGAGGACGTCAAGGCCGAGGTCCACTCCTTCGCGGGCGGCTTCCCGATTCCCTGA
- a CDS encoding 1-acyl-sn-glycerol-3-phosphate acyltransferase, with translation MSALWPGRRPTLFSRLALTAMRLVGWRPVLAPPPGPKFVGAVAPHTHNADFWPGLFFMWSTRSPVRFVAKHQLFTFPLGLFMRAVGGLPVDRRRAGGNFVDGVVTLIDREPEIMLVVAPEGTRSRGEYWRTGFYYMALEAGVPIGVTVLDWGRKQVGVIGYVTPTGDIEADFALIREMLRDVRGHTPANETPAVPRPASAGGPSKS, from the coding sequence ATGTCTGCTCTCTGGCCCGGTCGCCGTCCCACCCTGTTCTCCCGTCTGGCACTGACCGCCATGCGCCTGGTGGGCTGGCGGCCCGTGCTCGCCCCGCCGCCCGGACCAAAGTTCGTCGGTGCCGTCGCCCCCCACACGCACAACGCGGATTTCTGGCCGGGGCTGTTCTTCATGTGGTCCACCCGCTCCCCCGTGCGGTTCGTGGCGAAACACCAGCTGTTCACGTTCCCGCTGGGCCTGTTCATGCGCGCGGTGGGGGGCCTGCCGGTGGACCGCCGCCGCGCCGGGGGGAACTTCGTGGACGGCGTGGTCACCCTGATCGACCGTGAACCGGAGATCATGCTGGTCGTCGCGCCCGAAGGCACCCGCAGCCGCGGGGAGTACTGGCGAACCGGGTTCTACTACATGGCGCTGGAGGCAGGCGTGCCCATCGGCGTGACCGTCCTGGACTGGGGCCGCAAGCAGGTGGGCGTGATCGGGTACGTGACCCCCACCGGGGATATCGAGGCGGACTTCGCCCTGATCCGCGAGATGCTCCGGGACGTGCGCGGCCACACCCCTGCGAACGAGACCCCGGCGGTGCCGCGCCCCGCGTCGGCGGGCGGCCCCAGTAAGAGCTGA
- a CDS encoding EVE domain-containing protein yields the protein MRFWLLKSEPDVFGFADLVRVGREPWNGVRNYQARNVLREMREGDLCLFYHSNAKPVGVAGVARVCRAAYADDLQFDPGSRYFDPKSTVEAPRWSMVDVEPLIAFPQVVSLEALRGLPEWDGSALTRKGSRLSVLPVEAGAFWATLDAAGLSLEEVAGLG from the coding sequence ATGCGTTTCTGGCTGTTGAAATCGGAGCCCGACGTGTTCGGCTTCGCGGATCTGGTGCGGGTGGGGCGGGAGCCGTGGAATGGCGTGCGGAACTATCAGGCGCGGAATGTCCTGCGCGAGATGCGCGAGGGGGACCTGTGTCTCTTCTACCACTCGAACGCGAAGCCGGTGGGCGTGGCGGGCGTGGCGCGGGTGTGCCGCGCGGCGTACGCGGATGACCTGCAGTTCGACCCCGGGAGCAGGTATTTCGATCCGAAGTCCACGGTGGAGGCGCCGCGCTGGAGCATGGTGGACGTGGAGCCGCTGATCGCGTTTCCGCAGGTAGTGTCGCTGGAGGCGCTGCGGGGGCTGCCGGAATGGGACGGCTCGGCCCTGACGCGCAAGGGCTCGCGCCTGAGCGTGCTGCCCGTGGAGGCCGGGGCGTTCTGGGCGACGCTGGACGCGGCGGGCCTGAGCCTGGAGGAGGTGGCGGGCCTGGGTTGA
- a CDS encoding glutamate synthase subunit beta, with the protein MSKITGFLDQPRIKDQYAPVDARLKHYHEFLLPLAPDAARLQATRCMDCGIPFCNNGCPVGNIIPDFNNLVYQDDWRSALDTLHSTNNFPEFTGRICPAPCEAACTLNINGDAVGIKSIELSIIERGWQEGWVTPQPPAVKTGKKVAVIGSGPAGLAAAQQLARAGHDVNVFEKNDRVGGLMRYGIPDFKMDKHHIDRRVEQMQAEGVTFRTGVLVGAWPDASRVTNLSKQTVTPDELKAEFDAVLLAGGAEQPRDLPAPGRDLDGIHFAMEFLPQQNRVNAGDKLKKQLRADGKHVIVIGGGDTGSDCVGTSNRHGAASVTQFEVMPQPPEQENKPLVWPYWPMKLRTSTSHEEGAVREFAIATKEFIGKGGKVTGVKTVRMEFKDGQLTEIPGSEEIHKADLVLLAMGFVSPVGSVIDAFGIQKDARGNAHAHTDEGGYHTNVQGVFAAGDMRRGQSLVVWAIREGRQAARAIDQHLMGTSVLPR; encoded by the coding sequence ATGAGCAAGATCACCGGCTTCCTCGACCAGCCGCGCATCAAGGACCAGTACGCCCCGGTCGACGCGCGCCTCAAGCACTACCACGAGTTCCTGCTCCCCCTGGCGCCCGACGCCGCCCGCCTCCAGGCGACCCGCTGCATGGACTGCGGCATTCCGTTCTGCAACAACGGCTGCCCCGTCGGGAACATCATCCCGGACTTCAACAACCTCGTGTACCAGGACGACTGGCGCAGCGCGCTGGACACCCTGCACTCCACGAACAACTTCCCCGAGTTCACGGGCCGCATCTGCCCCGCGCCCTGCGAGGCCGCCTGCACCCTGAACATCAACGGCGACGCGGTCGGCATCAAGAGCATCGAGCTGAGCATCATCGAACGCGGCTGGCAGGAAGGCTGGGTCACGCCGCAACCCCCCGCCGTGAAGACCGGGAAGAAAGTCGCCGTGATCGGCTCCGGCCCCGCCGGACTGGCCGCCGCGCAGCAGCTCGCCCGCGCCGGGCACGACGTGAACGTGTTCGAGAAGAACGACCGTGTGGGTGGCCTGATGCGCTACGGCATCCCCGACTTCAAGATGGACAAGCACCACATCGACCGCCGCGTCGAACAGATGCAGGCCGAGGGCGTCACCTTCCGCACCGGCGTGCTGGTGGGTGCGTGGCCCGACGCCAGCCGGGTCACGAACCTCAGCAAGCAGACCGTCACGCCCGACGAACTGAAAGCCGAATTCGACGCCGTGCTCCTCGCGGGCGGCGCCGAGCAGCCCCGCGACCTGCCCGCTCCCGGACGCGACCTGGACGGCATTCACTTCGCCATGGAGTTCCTGCCGCAGCAGAACCGCGTGAACGCCGGCGACAAACTCAAGAAGCAGCTGCGCGCCGACGGCAAGCACGTCATCGTGATCGGCGGGGGCGACACCGGCAGCGACTGCGTCGGCACCAGCAACCGCCACGGCGCCGCCAGCGTGACCCAGTTCGAGGTGATGCCCCAGCCGCCCGAACAGGAGAACAAACCCCTCGTGTGGCCCTACTGGCCCATGAAACTCCGCACCAGCACCAGCCACGAGGAAGGCGCCGTGCGTGAATTCGCCATCGCCACCAAGGAATTCATCGGCAAGGGCGGCAAGGTCACGGGCGTCAAGACCGTCCGCATGGAATTCAAGGACGGACAGCTGACCGAAATCCCCGGCAGCGAGGAAATCCACAAGGCCGACCTCGTCCTGCTCGCCATGGGCTTCGTCAGCCCCGTCGGCAGCGTCATCGACGCCTTCGGCATTCAGAAGGACGCGCGCGGCAACGCCCACGCCCACACCGACGAGGGCGGCTACCACACCAACGTGCAGGGCGTCTTTGCCGCCGGGGACATGCGCCGCGGCCAGAGCCTCGTCGTGTGGGCCATCCGCGAGGGCCGCCAGGCCGCCCGCGCCATCGACCAGCACCTCATGGGCACCTCGGTGCTGCCCCGCTGA